In the genome of Natronomonas salina, the window TGGGGATGAAGATGTACGCCAAGGTAGACGGATGCGGTTTCCACATCGAACCAGGGGAGGACGGGATAGATATCCAGTTCAACCAAGAAACGGCTCTGAAGATTGGGGCACGATCGACACACTTCCAGCCCGCCCGGACACTCAAGACCACGAGCAAACCCGAGGACCTGATGGAGGCCGTCTCGCTGTTCGGGAACGCGATGAAGACCTGGTCGCCTGAACGAACGTGGCCATCCCTCCGGGGGCACCCTCCCCTTATCGAACTTGACACCGAACCCGATATTCCGGACGGCCTCACTCCGCCGGAGACTGCTATCGAGATTTCGGTCCCACCGAAGCACGCGTGGGTCTATCCAGTCGCACCGCTGGCCTACTGGCTTGGTGCGACTATCAGACCAGGCGACCCTGAATTACAGGTCGATGGAAAAACGTATGTCCTGGGTGACGGAGCGGGCTATGCGGGAGAGACAGAGCGAGAGGCCTTTGAAAAGCACCTCCAGGACGTACTCCAATTCAGTTTCATACTGGACTGTGCAGCCAGAACAGAGGGATTCTACGATGCCGAACTAGATGCTCGACGGCGTGTCGAAGCCGTCGGTCTCCCGCTTGACTTCGAGAGATTATACGAAATGCCGATCGCAGGTAGGCTTCGGACGTATCTCGAATTGGATATCTCCTTCGAGGAGATGGCAGGCCGAATCGGCCGACCCGATTGGCGGCTCACTGCAGACGTACAGCCCGATCCGAACCGCGCCACGTCGCTGCCGTTCTTGGCCCGTGATCTGGCGGTCGTCCGCTGTCCGACGTCGTCGAAGCTCGATCAGACGAGCGAGACGGTGACCGAAGGGATGGAGGACGTCTTTGCCAGATCACCCTCACCGGACGTGGGGTCGGTCGCCAATACAGGGGCGGAGGTAGCATACAGATCCTCCTTCACGTCGAATTCGTCACAGTCGTCTCGGGCCGGCGAGCGTATAATCGGACTCCCGGAGACCGATAGTATGTCCCAGGCATGGATCGGGGACGGATTCGCTATCGGTGCCGCGAAGGCGAGCACGCAGTCGTACCTCCAGCGGCTCGAACAACACGCTGAGGATGCATCGGGAATAAACATCGACGTCGTCGTGAACGACGCCGAGATGGCCGACGAGGCAACGGTGTCGGAGATATACGGGACTCGCGACCACCTGGAATTCGACATCGACCTCCATCACGACCTCTCTACAGACGACCTCGCCGACGTGTTCGAGAGTGAGACCGATTTCATCCATTACATCGGGCACGTCGACCCGGAAGGTTTCGACTGTCACGACGGATATCTCCACGCCGATCAGCTCGAGACCGTCTGTGCTGACACCTTCGTATTAAACGCTTGCGCGTCGTACGAACAGGGTCAACTCTTGGTCGACAACGGCGCGATAGCCGGGGTGGTTACGCTGGAGGACGTTATCAACTCGTTGGCGACGAAGGTGGGGAAGACCGTAGCGAGGCTGCTGAACTTCGGATTCCCCATCGGAAGCGCCACCTCACTGATCCAAGAGACGATATTCACGGGCTCGAACTACGTAGTCGTAGGCGACTCGAACGCTGCATTGGCTCAGTCCAACGTTGCCATCCCGAACGTCGTCCGCGTAGAACTAAGAAAGGATGGCAAGTTCGACGTCACGGTCGAGACTTTCGCCAGTTGGAACTACGATACTGGCTCGATGTACCGTCCGTACCTTGACCGGTGTGACTGCCACTACGTCGTACCTGGGGAGCTCGACACCTGGCGAGTCGGGGACCCGGCACTAGACGAGTTCCTCAACATCTCAACGTTCCCAATTATCGGCTGTGGTAATCTCTACTGGTCAGACGAGATTACCGCAGAAGATCTACGCGAACAACTTCGCTCCTACAACTGATACGATATCTCAAGGGAGAAAACCGTTCAGTCTTCTGTAGCACTACGCTGGTTTGCAAGTGCTACGAGTGGTTCCTCGGTGATGAGGCGTCTCTCCTAGGTTCAAAATAGGCCGAACAGCTTGACGCAGTACGATCGTTCTTACGGGCCCATGTAGCAGGCACCGTTAGCTGCCGCCACGCCGGTCTGCGAGAGCAGCAGCAGCATCGTGAACAGGACGCCAGTCATCTTCGGGTGTTCTGCGAGCAGGGCCTTGACCGAGCTGTCGTTTGCTGACATGACATCACCGCTTGGACGCATCAGTAAATAAAACTACCTTAAGATTTAAGACATGTATATCAATCGTGTAGGTAAGGATTCCGGCCGTATCGCGGCCCGAAATAGCTGATATTGCCGCAAACGCCACTTCTGACCCTATCCAGGCGTCAGAGCCCTTCCTTCAGATAAAGGGCGGAATCTCTACTGCCGAGAAGTGACAGCTGTCAGTGACTTCGAGACGCTGACCGGTCGCTGTCCTTCGAATTCTCGACTCCGCACGACCGAAGCCGCGAGCGTCGGTCACCACGGGCGAAGTTCACGCGCGCCACAGCGGTCGAGCGTCGCGGGCAACCGCGAGACTAATCCGGCCAGTCGCCGATGTGCCCGGCATGGAACTGGAGGAGTACTGGGGAGTCGGCCCGAAGACGCGGGCCACGCTGGAGGGGTCCATCGGCACCGAGGCCGCCATCGCGGCCATCGAGTCCGGCGACGTCCGGACGCTGGTCGACGCGGGCCTGGAGCCGAGCCGGGCGACGCAGGTCCTGCGGCGCGCCCAGAGCGCGGAGGGGATGGACATGCTGGCGACGCGGGACGCCCGCTCGGTCTACCGCGACATCATCGAGCTGGCCGCCGAGCACGCCGTCAACCGGGAGGCCGCGGGACGCATCCGGACGCTGACGCCGCTGACCGACCTGGACCGCATCGCCGAGCGACAGGACTCGGTCGAGCGCGCACGCGAGACGTGGGCCGGACTGGACGACGGGACCCGGGAAGCAGTTCTCGAAGCGTTCGAGGCGTACGACGACGTCGGCGGCGGGGAACTCGCCGCCGTCGAGACCGCCGTCGCGATCCAGGAGACGGGCGCCTCGGGGCCGGCCTTCGAGCCCATCCTCGAACTCGACGGCGAAGCACTCGAGGACGCAGCCGTCGCGCTCCGGGCCCTCGGCGGCGGTCACGTGGGATCCGGCGCGGACGAGGAACTCGAACGGCTGCGGGAGGCTCGCGAGACCGTGGACACGATGTCGGCGAACGCGTCCTCGCTGGTCGAGGAGTTCCGCTCGAACGGCGTCCGCGACACCGCGGCGTTCCAGGAGGCGCTCGTCGAGCACCTCCGCAGCGAGACGGCGATCGACTCGGCACGCATCCGCGAGGCGATGGCTACGGAGGCCGTCGACGCGACCGGGTTCGTCGACGAGACGCTGCGGACGCTCCGGCGGTCGCTCGACGAGGCGGTCGACGAGCGGGCCGCGGCGGTGCGCGCCGACCTGGAGGGCGACGTCGAGGCCGCCGGCGACGACGTCGAGCGCGCGAGGACGGCCGTCGCCGAGGTCGCCCGCGACCTCTCCCTGGGCCGGTTCGCCGACGCCTACGACCTCCGGCGGCCGGAGTTCGTCGACGGCGACGCCCTGGCGGTGGCCGGCGCGAGGAACCTCTCGCTGGTCGACGGCGGCGAGGCCGTCCAGCCGGTCAGCTACGCCGTCGGCGACCACGACCTCGGGGGCGCGCTCGCGGGGACGAGCGGCGACCAGGTGACGGTGTTGACCGGTGCCAACAGCGGCGGGAAGACGACGCTGCTGGAGACGCTCTGCCAGGTCGTCATCCTGGCGCACATGGGCCTGCCAGTCCCCGCCGACCGCGCCCAGCTGTCGCCGTGCGACCGCGTCGTCTTCCACCGCCGCCACGCCAGCTTCAACGCCGGCGTCCTCGAGTCCACGCTGCAGTCGGTGGTCCCGCCGCTGGTCTCCGGCGACCGGACGCTGATGCTCGTCGACGAGTTCGAGGCCATCACGGAACCGGGTCGGGCCGCCGACCTCCTGCACGGGCTGGTGCGGCTGACCGTCGACGAGGGGGCACTCGGGACGTTCGTCACGCACCTCGCCGACGACCTCGCGCCGCTGCCGGAGCCGGCCCGCACCGACGGCATCTTCGCGAAGGGGCTGACCAGCGACCTGCAGCTGGAGGTGGACTACCAGCCGCGGTTCGGCGAGGTCGGGCGCTCGACGCCGGAGTTCATCGTCTCGCGGCTGGTCGCCAACGCCGACGACCGCGCCGAGGAGGCGGGGTTCCGGACGCTCGCACGGTCGATCGACACCGAGGTCGTCCAGCGGACGCTGTCGGACGCCGCCTGGGGCGGCGTCGAGGGCGAGTAACGCGTCGATCCGCCGGCATCGGGCGACTCGAGCGCCGAAAGCGGCGATACCTATTCAGGGCCGCAGTAAATCTACCAGCCATGAGTGTTGGGGGCTAAGGGGATGGGCGTCCGGAGCACATCGGTCGAGCAGCGCCTCGCAGCGGCGCTGCCGTTCGCCCCCGATTCCGTCCTCTACTTCGTCGCCGGCCTGTTCGCGGTCACCGGTGCCATGGCGACGTCCACCGGCGAGTACGACGCCGTGAGCACGTTCCTCTTCGAGGGGTTCGTGAACGTCGGGCTGGCAGCGTTCGTCGTCGGCGCGACGTGGCTCTACCTGGGGCGGTCGGAACTCCCGCGGTCGTCGTGGTGGAACGTCGTGACCGGCTACGTGGGCGGCATCCTCTTCATCGGAGTCCTGTTGCTGTGGGCGAACCTCCCGGCTCTCCTGTCGGGAGCGTCGCTGCTGCTGCTCCGCGAGGACTTCGTCTTCTTCGGGAACCTCGGCGGCCTGTTCGGGTTCTTCGTCGGCGTCAGCCGCGCGCGCAGCGAGTACAACCAGCAGCTGCGGCGGGAGCTGGAGGTCAGCAACGAGCTCGTCGAGAGCAGCCAGGAGGCCCTGTGGATGTTCCGCGACGACTGGTCGGAGCTGCTGTACGCCAACGCCGCCTTCGAGGAAATCATCGGGCAGTCCATCGAAGCGCTCGAGGCGGACCCGACGTCGTTCATGGCGGCGGTCCACCCGGACGACCGCGACTTCGTCCGCGAGCAGACCCGGCAGCTCTCCGACGGCGAGGCCCTGGAGTACGAGATCCGCGTCAACCCCCACGAGGAGTACGGCCGGTGGGTCTGGGTGGCCGCCCAGCCGATCTTCCGCGACGGCGAGCAGGTCGCCATCTCGGGGTTCGCCCGCGACATCACCGACATGAAGGAGCGCCAGCGGCGCTTCGAGGCCATCTTCAACCAGACCTACCAGTTCACCGGGCTGATGGCGCCCGACGGGACGCTGCTCGAGGCCAACGACACCGCGCTCGCCTTCGGCGGCATCGACCGCCGCGACGTCGTCGGCAAGAAGATCTGGGACGCCCACTGGTTCCGGATCTCCGAGGAGACCCGCGAGCGGACCAGGGCGGACGTCGAACGTGCGGCCGACGGCGAGTTCGTCCGCCACGAACTGGAGGTCCAGGGCGCCGACGGGACGGCGATCATCGACTTCTCGATTCGGCCCATCACCGACGACGACGGCGAGGTGACGCTCCTCATCCCGGAGGGCCGCGAGATCACCGAACTGAAGGAACACGAGGAGCGGGTGGTCAGCCTCCACGAGACGACCCGGCGGCTGTTCCAGGCGGAGACGCGGACCGAGGCGGCGGAGATCGCGACCGCCGCCGCCGCCGAGATCCTCGACCTGCCGGTCAACTCCATCTGGTTCCACGACGCCGACACCGACGCCCTCGAGCCGGCGGCCTGGACGGCGGAGGCCGACGAGATATTCGGCGACCACCCGACGTTCCAGGCCGGCGAGGGGCTCGCCTGGGAGGTCTTCGAGTCCGGCGAGCCGGAACTATTCGACGACGTGCGGTCCAGACCGGAAGTTCAGAACCCCGAGACGGAGATGCGTAGCGAGATGATCCTCCCCCTGGACGACGCCGGCGTCTTCATCGCGGGCTCGACGACGACCGCGGAGTTCGACGGCCGGCAGGTGTCGCTGGCCAAACTGCTGGCGACGAACGTCGACTCGGCGCTGGAGCGCATCGACAAGCAGCGCGAACTCGAGGCCAGACAGCGCGAACTCGAACACCAGATCGAGCGGCTCGACGAGTTCGCGGGCATCGTCTCCCACGACCTCCGGAATCCGCTGTCGGTCGCGAAGGGCCACCTCGAGTTGCTCGAGGCGGACCTGGACGGCGACTCCCGCGAGGACGTCCGGAAGATCGACGACGCGCTCGAACGGATGAGCCGGCTCATCGACGACCTCCTGACGCTGGCGCGGGCGGGCGAGCAGCTCGACGACGTCCGGCCCGTCCGGCTCGACCGGGTGGTCCGGTCGGCGTGGAACGCCGTCGAGACGGACGGCCACGACCTGCGCGTGGACCTCGACCAGCGGGTGCCGGCCGACGAGAGCCGCCTCGCACAGCTCTTCGAGAACCTCTTCCGGAACGCCGTCGAGCACGCCGGCGAGGGCGCGTCGATCACGGTCGGCGCGCTCGAGGACGGCGGCGGCTTCTACGTCGCCGACGACGGGCCGGGGATCCCGGAGAGCGAACGCGAGGACGTCTTCGACGCCGGCTACTCGACGAACGCCGAGGGGACGGGCT includes:
- a CDS encoding PAS domain-containing sensor histidine kinase, encoding MLGAKGMGVRSTSVEQRLAAALPFAPDSVLYFVAGLFAVTGAMATSTGEYDAVSTFLFEGFVNVGLAAFVVGATWLYLGRSELPRSSWWNVVTGYVGGILFIGVLLLWANLPALLSGASLLLLREDFVFFGNLGGLFGFFVGVSRARSEYNQQLRRELEVSNELVESSQEALWMFRDDWSELLYANAAFEEIIGQSIEALEADPTSFMAAVHPDDRDFVREQTRQLSDGEALEYEIRVNPHEEYGRWVWVAAQPIFRDGEQVAISGFARDITDMKERQRRFEAIFNQTYQFTGLMAPDGTLLEANDTALAFGGIDRRDVVGKKIWDAHWFRISEETRERTRADVERAADGEFVRHELEVQGADGTAIIDFSIRPITDDDGEVTLLIPEGREITELKEHEERVVSLHETTRRLFQAETRTEAAEIATAAAAEILDLPVNSIWFHDADTDALEPAAWTAEADEIFGDHPTFQAGEGLAWEVFESGEPELFDDVRSRPEVQNPETEMRSEMILPLDDAGVFIAGSTTTAEFDGRQVSLAKLLATNVDSALERIDKQRELEARQRELEHQIERLDEFAGIVSHDLRNPLSVAKGHLELLEADLDGDSREDVRKIDDALERMSRLIDDLLTLARAGEQLDDVRPVRLDRVVRSAWNAVETDGHDLRVDLDQRVPADESRLAQLFENLFRNAVEHAGEGASITVGALEDGGGFYVADDGPGIPESEREDVFDAGYSTNAEGTGFGLSIVKEIVDAHGWDITATESAGGGARFEVSGVSERA
- a CDS encoding DUF7503 family protein, coding for MSANDSSVKALLAEHPKMTGVLFTMLLLLSQTGVAAANGACYMGP
- a CDS encoding MutS-related protein encodes the protein MELEEYWGVGPKTRATLEGSIGTEAAIAAIESGDVRTLVDAGLEPSRATQVLRRAQSAEGMDMLATRDARSVYRDIIELAAEHAVNREAAGRIRTLTPLTDLDRIAERQDSVERARETWAGLDDGTREAVLEAFEAYDDVGGGELAAVETAVAIQETGASGPAFEPILELDGEALEDAAVALRALGGGHVGSGADEELERLREARETVDTMSANASSLVEEFRSNGVRDTAAFQEALVEHLRSETAIDSARIREAMATEAVDATGFVDETLRTLRRSLDEAVDERAAAVRADLEGDVEAAGDDVERARTAVAEVARDLSLGRFADAYDLRRPEFVDGDALAVAGARNLSLVDGGEAVQPVSYAVGDHDLGGALAGTSGDQVTVLTGANSGGKTTLLETLCQVVILAHMGLPVPADRAQLSPCDRVVFHRRHASFNAGVLESTLQSVVPPLVSGDRTLMLVDEFEAITEPGRAADLLHGLVRLTVDEGALGTFVTHLADDLAPLPEPARTDGIFAKGLTSDLQLEVDYQPRFGEVGRSTPEFIVSRLVANADDRAEEAGFRTLARSIDTEVVQRTLSDAAWGGVEGE